A window of Gambusia affinis linkage group LG03, SWU_Gaff_1.0, whole genome shotgun sequence contains these coding sequences:
- the LOC122828687 gene encoding gastrula zinc finger protein XlCGF71.1-like isoform X2 — MTEMEKRCQGEKASLEEKQTCTNPGEHYDEASVGPSDGQQDQPTKRLQKQHRCNKCLKLFRWKWYLKIHQQIHTGEKRFLCDQCGKAFNQKYHLNRHLRIHTDEKPYSCNCCEKTFKDSSSLKRHQRIHTGEKPYRCDQCEKAFKRSSDLKRHQQIHTGEKPYSCNCCEKTFKYSSSLKLHQRIHTGEKPYRCDQCEKAFKRSSYLKLHQRIHTGEKPYRCDQCEKAFKRSSGLKLHQRIHTGEKPYSCNCCEKTFKYSSSLKRHQRIHTGEKA; from the exons AT GACTGAAATGGAAAAACGTTGCCAGGGAGAGAAAGCATCACTGGAAGAG aaacaaacctgcacaaacccAGGAGAACATTATGATGAAGCCTCAGTTGGTCCCAGTGATGGACAGCAGGATCAGCCCACCAAGAGGCTGCAGAAACAACATCGTTGTAACAAGTGTCTGAAACTTTTCAGATGGAAGTGGTATCTGAAAATTCATCAACAAATTCACACTGGAGAGAAGCGCTTTCTCTGTGACCAGTGTGGAAAGGCTTTCAATCAGAAGTATCATTTAAATAGACATCTGCGAATCCACACTGATGaaaagccttacagctgcaATTGCTGTGAGAAGACATTCAAAGATTCCTCAAGTCTGAAgcgtcatcagcgaatccacactggtgaaaagccttatagATGTGATCAGTGTGAGAAGGCATTCAAACGTTCCTCAGATCTGAAGCGTCATCAGcaaatccacactggtgaaaagccttacagctgcaATTGCTGTGAGAAGACATTCAAATATTCCTCAAGTCTGAAGcttcatcagcgaatccacactggtgaaaagccttatagATGTGATCAGTGTGAGAAGGCATTCAAACGTTCCTCATATCTGAAGcttcatcagcgaatccacactggtgaaaagccttatagATGTGATCAGTGTGAGAAGGCATTCAAACGTTCCTCAGGTCTGAAGcttcatcagcgaatccacactggtgaaaagccttacagctgcaATTGCTGTGAGAAGACATTCAAATATTCCTCAAGTCTGAAgcgtcatcagcgaatccacacagGAGAAAAAGCCTGA
- the LOC122828687 gene encoding gastrula zinc finger protein XlCGF71.1-like isoform X1 yields the protein MTEMEKRCQEEKASLEEKQTCTNPGEHYDEASVGPSDGQQDQPTKRLQKQHRCNKCLKLFRWKWYLKIHQQIHTGEKRFLCDQCGKAFNQKYHLNRHLRIHTDEKPYSCNCCEKTFKDSSSLKRHQRIHTGEKPYRCDQCEKAFKRSSDLKRHQQIHTGEKPYSCNCCEKTFKYSSSLKLHQRIHTGEKPYRCDQCEKAFKRSSYLKLHQRIHTGEKPYRCDQCEKAFKRSSGLKLHQRIHTGEKPYSCNCCEKTFKYSSSLKRHQRIHTGEKA from the exons at GACTGAAATGGAAAAACGTTGTCAGGAAGAGAAAGCGTCACTGGAAGAG aaacaaacctgcacaaacccAGGAGAACATTATGATGAAGCCTCAGTTGGTCCCAGTGATGGACAGCAGGATCAGCCCACCAAGAGGCTGCAGAAACAACATCGTTGTAACAAGTGTCTGAAACTTTTCAGATGGAAGTGGTATCTGAAAATTCATCAACAAATTCACACTGGAGAGAAGCGCTTTCTCTGTGACCAGTGTGGAAAGGCTTTCAATCAGAAGTATCATTTAAATAGACATCTGCGAATCCACACTGATGaaaagccttacagctgcaATTGCTGTGAGAAGACATTCAAAGATTCCTCAAGTCTGAAgcgtcatcagcgaatccacactggtgaaaagccttatagATGTGATCAGTGTGAGAAGGCATTCAAACGTTCCTCAGATCTGAAGCGTCATCAGcaaatccacactggtgaaaagccttacagctgcaATTGCTGTGAGAAGACATTCAAATATTCCTCAAGTCTGAAGcttcatcagcgaatccacactggtgaaaagccttatagATGTGATCAGTGTGAGAAGGCATTCAAACGTTCCTCATATCTGAAGcttcatcagcgaatccacactggtgaaaagccttatagATGTGATCAGTGTGAGAAGGCATTCAAACGTTCCTCAGGTCTGAAGcttcatcagcgaatccacactggtgaaaagccttacagctgcaATTGCTGTGAGAAGACATTCAAATATTCCTCAAGTCTGAAgcgtcatcagcgaatccacacagGAGAAAAAGCCTGA
- the LOC122828687 gene encoding putative zinc finger protein 702 isoform X3, translating into MTEMEKRCQEEKASLEEKQTCTNPGEHYDEASVGPSDGQQDQPTKRLQKQHRCNKCLKLFRWKWYLKIHQQIHTGEKRFLCDQCGKAFNQKYHLNRHLRIHTGEKPYSCNCCEKTFKYSSSLKLHQRIHTGEKPYRCDQCEKAFKRSSYLKLHQRIHTGEKPYRCDQCEKAFKRSSGLKLHQRIHTGEKPYSCNCCEKTFKYSSSLKRHQRIHTGEKA; encoded by the exons at GACTGAAATGGAAAAACGTTGTCAGGAAGAGAAAGCGTCACTGGAAGAG aaacaaacctgcacaaacccAGGAGAACATTATGATGAAGCCTCAGTTGGTCCCAGTGATGGACAGCAGGATCAGCCCACCAAGAGGCTGCAGAAACAACATCGTTGTAACAAGTGTCTGAAACTTTTCAGATGGAAGTGGTATCTGAAAATTCATCAACAAATTCACACTGGAGAGAAGCGCTTTCTCTGTGACCAGTGTGGAAAGGCTTTCAATCAGAAGTATCATTTAAATAGACATCTGCGA atccacactggtgaaaagccttacagctgcaATTGCTGTGAGAAGACATTCAAATATTCCTCAAGTCTGAAGcttcatcagcgaatccacactggtgaaaagccttatagATGTGATCAGTGTGAGAAGGCATTCAAACGTTCCTCATATCTGAAGcttcatcagcgaatccacactggtgaaaagccttatagATGTGATCAGTGTGAGAAGGCATTCAAACGTTCCTCAGGTCTGAAGcttcatcagcgaatccacactggtgaaaagccttacagctgcaATTGCTGTGAGAAGACATTCAAATATTCCTCAAGTCTGAAgcgtcatcagcgaatccacacagGAGAAAAAGCCTGA
- the LOC122828032 gene encoding C-C motif chemokine 3-like 1, with protein sequence MTPWGDAKLFFCIFFIICCSTVTEAQVPVDCCLSVTRKTIDKKLIADYREQAEGCSIDATILVTRRGLKLCASTKEVKWVKDVMTHVDRLKKKCKKENYQGNRCFGVKPE encoded by the exons ATGACTCCTTGGGGCGATGCCAAGCTCTtcttctgcatctttttcatcATCTGCTGCTCCACAG TGACTGAGGCGCAGGTTCCTGTCGACTGCTGCTTGTCggtaacaagaaaaacaatcgACAAAAAGCTCATTGCAGATTACCGTGAACAGGCAGAAGGCTGCTCGATTGATGCCACaat TTTGGTGACCAGACGTGGGTTAAAACTCTGCGCCTCGACTAAGGAGGTAAAGTGGGTGAAAGACGTGATGACGCACGTGGATCGCCtgaagaaaaaatgcaaaaaggagAACTACCAG ggCAATCGTTGTTTTGGAGTGAAGCCTGAATAA
- the LOC122828687 gene encoding gastrula zinc finger protein XlCGF9.1-like isoform X5: MTEMEKRCQGEKASLEEKQTCTNPGEHDDEASVGPSDGQQVQPTKRLQKHHRCNKCLKLFRFKKCLKIHQRIHTGEKRYLCDQCGKIFNHKGSFNSHMRIHTREKPYRCDQCERRFKQSSHLKLHQRIHTDEKPYSCSQCEKTFKRSSNLKRHQQIHTGEKTAATSGM; this comes from the exons AT GACTGAAATGGAAAAACGTTGCCAGGGAGAGAAAGCATCACTGGAAGAG aaacaaacctgcacaaacccAGGAGAACATGATGATGAAGCCTCAGTTGGTCCCAGTGATGGACAGCAGGTTCAGCCCACCAAGAGGCTGCAGAAACATCACCGTTGTAACAAGTGtctgaaacttttcagatttaagaaatgtctgaaaattcatcagcgaatccacactggagagaagCGCTACCTCTGTGACCAGTGTGGAAAGATTTTCAATCACAAGGGTTCTTTTAACAGCCATATGCGAATCCACACTCGTGAAAAGCCTTATAGATGTGATCAGTGTGAGAGGAGATTCAAACAATCCTCACATCTGAAGcttcatcagcgaatccacactgatgaaaagccttacagctgcagtcagtgtgagaagacaTTCAAACGTTCCTCAAATCTGAAGCGTCATCAGCAAATCCACACAGGAGAAAAGACAGCAGCAAC ATCTGGAATGTGA
- the LOC122828687 gene encoding gastrula zinc finger protein XlCGF9.1-like isoform X4: protein MTEMEKRCQGEKASLEEKQTCTNPGEHDDEASVGPSDGQQVQPTKRLQKHHRCNKCLKLFRFKKCLKIHQRIHTGEKRYLCDQCGKIFNHKGSFNSHMRIHTREKPYRCDQCERRFKQSSHLKLHQRIHTDEKPYSCSQCEKTFKRSSNLKRHQQIHTGEKTAATSGM, encoded by the exons AT GACTGAAATGGAAAAACGTTGCCAGGGAGAGAAAGCATCACTGGAAGAG aaacaaacctgcacaaacccAGGAGAACATGATGATGAAGCCTCAGTTGGTCCCAGTGATGGACAGCAGGTTCAGCCCACCAAGAGGCTGCAGAAACATCACCGTTGTAACAAGTGtctgaaacttttcagatttaagaaatgtctgaaaattcatcagcgaatccacactggagagaagCGCTACCTCTGTGACCAGTGTGGAAAGATTTTCAATCACAAGGGTTCTTTTAACAGCCATATGCGAATCCACACTCGTGAAAAGCCTTATAGATGTGATCAGTGTGAGAGGAGATTCAAACAATCCTCACATCTGAAGcttcatcagcgaatccacactgatgaaaagccttacagctgcagtcagtgtgagaagacaTTCAAACGTTCCTCAAATCTGAAGCGTCATCAGCAAATCCACACAGGAGAAAAGACAGCAGCAACATCTGGAATGTGA